One segment of Primulina tabacum isolate GXHZ01 chromosome 6, ASM2559414v2, whole genome shotgun sequence DNA contains the following:
- the LOC142548432 gene encoding protein RETICULATA-RELATED 3, chloroplastic-like, translating into MAARLCYCSIAGHRHLITTSPLIAKLTPGFTNTTFRCNIFLPALQCRHKKLLNSDLESKFHAPCAGGGGDIGVGQGNGGGGGGSSGWSGGGDSRQSKSSWDGFGTIGAFINGWRSRVAADPQFPFKVLMEELVGVSSCVIGDMASRPNFGLNELDFVFSTLVVGSILNFVLMYLLAPTLSLSTQSLPGIFASSPASHMFEPGPFSLVNRLGTCIYKGALFAAVGFAAGLVGTGISNGLINMRKKMDPSFETPNKPPPMVLNATTWAIHMGVSSNLRYQTLNGVEFVLAKGFPPFLFKTSVVVLRCLNNVLGGMTFVILARFTGSQSVPKTIPAAVEDGSGEEKEKLVKNKDDDLQTSVSASK; encoded by the coding sequence ATGGCGGCTCGGCTTTGCTACTGTTCTATTGCTGGCCACCGTCACCTCATCACCACCTCTCCTCTCATTGCCAAACTGACCCCTGGATTTACCAACACGACTTTCCGTTGTAATATTTTCCTCCCTGCATTGCAATGCAGACACAAGAAACTGCTTAATTCTGATTTGGAGTCAAAATTTCACGCCCCTTGTGCTGGTGGCGGCGGAGATATTGGTGTTGGTCAGGGTAATGGTGGTGGGGGTGGTGGCAGCAGTGGGTGGAGTGGTGGTGGAGACTCCCGTCAATCCAAGTCGTCTTGGGATGGCTTTGGAACCATTGGGGCTTTTATAAATGGATGGAGGTCAAGGGTTGCTGCCGATCCACAATTTCCTTTCAAAGTTCTGATGGAAGAATTGGTTGGTGTTAGCTCATGTGTTATTGGAGACATGGCATCACGTCCCAATTTTGGCCTCAATGAGCTCGATTTCGTGTTCTCGACCCTTGTTGTTGGTTCCATTCTGAATTTTGTGCTCATGTATCTCCTGGCCCCAACCCTGTCATTGTCAACCCAAAGTCTTCCAGGAATTTTTGCGAGTTCTCCAGCAAGCCATATGTTCGAACCTGGGCCTTTTAGCTTGGTGAATAGGCTTGGTACTTGCATTTATAAAGGTGCTCTATTTGCTGCTGTTGGATTTGCGGCTGGGCTCGTTGGGACTGGTATTTCCAATGGATTGATCAATATGAGGAAGAAAATGGATCCCAGTTTTGAGACACCGAACAAGCCTCCTCCAATGGTTTTGAATGCCACGACGTGGGCTATTCACATGGGTGTCAGCAGTAATTTGAGATACCAAACTCTTAATGGAGTCGAGTTTGTGTTAGCCAAGGGATTCCCACCCTTCCTATTCAAGACATCTGTTGTAGTTTTGAGATGCTTGAACAATGTTCTTGGCGGAATGACGTTTGTCATTTTGGCCAGGTTTACAGGGTCGCAAAGTGTTCCTAAAACGATCCCAGCAGCTGTAGAGGATGGATCAGGTGAAGAGAAGGAGAAACTGGTGAAAAACAAGGACGATGATTTGCAAACTAGTGTTTCTGCTTCCAAGTGA